The window TCTCCCCCTTCCACCATTGCAGTGTTTAGAAATTTGTAAGTTAGCAAGCCATATGGCAAGATAGAATAATGCAACGCTGTCTAATTCTCACTGGTTTTAGTTATCTTTTGTTAGTATTTGTCATTCTTTGTTTTTGAAGCTAACAGGTCTATGGAAATTCTTTTGTGTTTcccttttagttttctttttctgcaggCTTCCCATGTTAAGGTGCAGACGTGTAATAGGAAGGCGCAAGTTATGCAAATCTGTGTGTTGGTGTGAATGTGAATTTTTAAGTCTTCAGTGGCATTTCTATCTTGTTTTAGATTTGACTTTGAAAGTGTGGAAAGCACTGTGGAGAGCTCCATGGACAAATCAAAGCCATGGAGTAGGTCCATCGAGGACCTGCACAGAGGAAGCAACCTGCCCTCACCTGTGGGCAACAGTGTGTCCCGCTCAGGAAGGCATTCTGCTCTTCGGTAAGTTCCTTTAACCAGGAGGCAAATTTGGAGGGTAGGCTTGGAGAGGAGGTCCCTCACTTCTTTTGATGACCCTGAACAATGTATCTGTATGTCTTGCCTCAGTGATTCCAGATGAACATTCTTAAGGTGTTCATGGGATCACCACTTGGACAGTACTCTCTCTTCAATCACATAGCTTCTGGGAAACACCACATCTTCGTTTGGCACAGAAAGTGAGAAGATTCTGTTGGCAACTGGTTACACAGGGTAATCTCCACAGGCAGATGAGTTTCTGAAACCGGGTGGACGTTGACATTGTATCCTGAGTAGAGGCAGCCCTTTGGGATTTGAGGATCTGAGGATCTGAAGAGCCCTTTGTTGGTATTCATGCCCTTCTTCCAGCGGGAGCTCAGGTGTGTTTTCTGTGGGATGTGTTCTTAGTGATAGGCCAGAAAGCTGTAGTGAGCATTTTTATTAACAAGATGCCTTTAAGCAGTGTTCCTTTGGTTAGGTGTGCTTCAGTTGTATACCTTATATTTCTTCCTAAGGATTGACTCCCTCTCTGATCTTTCCTGACTGAAATACCACCATGCTAAGGGAAGAAGAATGCCAACCCCCTTTATCATTAATAGTTGCAATATCCCCAAAGGTTATTATTCACTAATAccttcaatcattcattcatttgacaataTTTGAGCTTCTATAACTTGCCTGGCACTACAATGCAAGTTAATTGTACATTGGTGGGTAACTCACAACTCCTGCTTCTCAACATAGAGATATCATCTAGAGCAAGTTCATAATGGTTTCTGTGTTTCctgtgtttaattaaaaaaaatgccattaataagacctttttttcccaaatgttGCTTACTTTTATAGCTTCAGAATTTTATCACACTTATTTCAAGCATGATCTGGCAAGTGGACGTTGTTTCTCTAAGTGTTTGGATGTTGGGTCTTCATGGTTGAGTCCCTATGGCAGGTTGCAGTCTGTGAATATGTGGCTTTCAGTCCTTTTGTATTCATTAGCCTCTTACTTACCTCTTGTCCCTTTGACTTGAGTTTTGGTCATGGAAAGTTAAAACATTCTCTAATGAAGTCCAGTTCTGCTGAAGGAGTTGACATTTGAATATGACACTTCCAGTGGACCATTCAAATTTCCCTTGTTTAGACATGTCAAAAGTATCTATGGGTTTAGAATAGATTGGTTCAGTAATAATGAATAGCAGTGTTTCAAATTCCCCTCATGATATTTGCAGTAGGCCAAGGTCAACTTTATATATGGGTAGTGGAATATATGGGCTGATTAGAAAGTTAAAGAAAGACCAAATTGTGCCTCAAGAATTTCCTGATCACCTTGGTACTTGAATGAAATTCCTACTATTAGTACAACTACAATTATATGTAGGGGGTTTAATTTATGATATACGTTTTAATTTGGTTTTCTGTCATTCCTTACCTGGAAAGTATCATATATTGACCAGCTACCACTTTAGCAGGGATTCATTTATATGACCAATAATTCATTATGCCTAGTTCTGAGTTATTGAAGACTGCATTGAGAACACATTGTTTCTGGTAAATTGGAAGAGTCAAGAAAATATGGGAAACACCCCAGGTCCAAGGAAGGGTGTAACCCTGGACACTGGAAGGTGGAGTATAGGGTGATCAAAAGCCAGCTTGAGGGATGTGAGGGGCAGACCACGGATGGAAGTGAGCCTCAGGCTGGCTGGTGGTGACGGGGCTGAGAGGCTGTGGAGACAGCCAGCTGAAGATGAATGCCAGAGGACTTGGATTTCAGCTAAAGGACACTATTCCAGTTACTGAACTTTCAGCAAGTGGCCCTTTTGGAAGTCAAGATCTTCTTCAGAGAGGATTTCCTTGTGTAAAAAATGAACTTTTGCCCAGTCATCCTCTTGAATTGTCAGAAAAGAATTTCCAGCTCAACCAAGATAAAATGAATATTTCCACACTGAGAAACATCCATGGTCTGTTTGCTCCACTAAAATTACAGATGGAATTCAAGGCCGTGCAGCAGGCTCAGtggcttccatttcttccaagCTCAGACTTTTCACTGGGTATTTTGATGGATAATGATGAGACTATTGGATCCATCACAAAGTGAAGTAACGAGAGGACCACACTTGATGGTTGAACATAAACTTGGTTTACTATAACACAGTTGTGCTGTTAATGAAAATAGGAACTGCATCTTGTTTATAGCTGTCTTTCTACTATAATTTGATGTACACAACATTAAAGTACGGACACATGAGAATTTTTGCCTAAATACTATCAGTgatcatttgaaattatttggttCTTTGGTTCATGGCCATGTGACAAttgaaaacactaaaggaaaatgattttaaagtgaGCTTTATATTAAAACGTTGGCCTTCTAAGTCTTTAAAAATCATTGCTAATGAATATTATAAATCTGCCTGCAagttccaaataaacccattttctAGGTAttccataaatttaattttagtcattatcTATATTTGAATGTGCAGCCTTCATACCAGCATCTTtcagaataaatatttgtaacTGATTTCACTGACAACTTCAAATTAAGAGCAGAAGATAATGTTTATACTTTATCCTGTTTCAGTATCAGCCATTAATACTCATaagaatatttgctttattgataACTATTTTAAATTACAACCATTCTTTGATTCTTTCAAGTTGAAAACTGTAAGTTCAGAGGTTTTGATTTTGGTCTTGTCTTTAAAGTAAAGAATTAAAAAGTAACCAGCAGAAGTATATTAACCTGTGGTTCTTTATAGATTTGataatatattaatatgttaCTAAGTAACACTGTTAAAAGTAAGCCTCATCTTTCCTTGTTCTTGCTTTATATATCACAtatgcttaatttaaaaaattacaacctTCCTACTTACACTCAcacaataatttctttaaaaatttcaccATGCTTGTTCTTTCTTCTACGATATTCTTTATGAACctgctacacaaaaattaaagatttttagaacataaaaaaaaaaagctcaatcTATTTCACAGCTGACTCAAGGTGAATTgctctaatttattttaaattggaaagaaagatcAAAAGTAGGAAGATAGCATGGGATGGAAATGCTATCCAGATAAACCCAGGAGCTGTAGGACATTTCTGGTTGGCGGGTGTGCTCGAAGATGACAAACTAAGAAACCAACGTCACATCCTTCTGTTTGTGTGTGAACAACTTCCTTTGACTCTGCTTCGTGAGTTCTAGTAACTCAAGAAAGTCAATATGGCAGTAATTTTCATGCCACTTGTTGCCCTGAAGTtgagaattttgtttttgttttgaacaaTGCATGTTGATGACATTCCCTCTCTTTTTGGTTCATGGATTTGTTCCTGAATTCTATTCTGTATTTGGTCATTTGATAGCACCTGTGACTTATAAAAACAGGAATCAGAAGTACAGGCATGTGGGACATGTTGCTTTTCATATACCCAaagattgtttacatttttttctcttcctccttcttctctccctttccttctctgctcCCCACACTTCCTTCACTTTTTGGCTTTCTTTTTgctgcccttctttttctttctgtcctctcatttctgattttcttcttcttctctacttttgtcctttctcttcctcctgtcTTCCTCGTCTTCCCGTCTCATTCACCTCTTACACCACCACCAGATTGGTTTCTCTGCCTGAGTATCTTCAGCTCAATTGCCACCAGAACTGCTTCTCCCCCTGTTGCCTCTGGAGCAGCTTCAGTTTACACACTGATGATGAGGCTTCAAACTGGAAAATCTCGTAAGTCACGGGTGAAAATGACACCCAAGGAGCTCACGGTGCATGGTGGCAGGGTATTATAACTGCTTTCCATGTTATAATATGATAACCTCGTGGCTTAGTGCCATCACCCTGAATTGGGATAAAGCTCACACTGTCTTTTAAACTGTGATTTACTTTGTTATCATATTATGATTCCTCATTTTAAGAATTTGAACTTCTAGTGTGTAttgcatttttattaatattacattttttgaagagaaaaagggtaTTAATTAATCCATAATTTATAAAGATGATTTATTCTGATAGCTTTGTTTTATATCCAAATGCAGATTTTTAGCTCGCTCATTCTAATCTCAAGATAATACTATAATCTTATCCTATAAAACTTGCTAAAAAGGCTTGGGAaaacttggaagaaatgagatttaaggaaaattaaaatacttataAATGGGGTTTGAttgaagaaaataggaaaactgCTGTTAATATACAAGGTTTTAAAGCAAAATTCTAATGTTTACACACTCTCCTTCTTGTATTCAGGCTTTTActaacttttaaaattgattacTAAGCATTTTATAGCATGGCTGCTACCTTGACTTTTATcacctatggaatttggaattaTCATAAATTGGTCAGGTTGGCAAGAGTAAACACGTTGATATTGATGCAGCGGAAACCTGGATGTGCTTTCCCCTAAGCATAGAGCCTGGTGTGCATTCAGTTAAGACAGATTTCTGTCAACGCGGCTATAGGTCTAGCTAAGTTAAATAGTGTTGTATATGTCCATAGTACACATCAGATCTATTAGCACAGAGGCTGCAGATGCAAGAGAAAGTAACTTTTGAGACTACCAAGGTTAATGTCATTAGACTTGAATAAGAGGCGACATAACAAATAAATGCCCTGGGTTTTTAGAGAAAGAGGAGGGTCTGGTGGAGGGGATAGAATTCAAACCGAGACTTTGGGTGATGGCAAGAGTTTGTCCCAGGGTGAGGGAAGGCCACTCCAGGTGGAGGTTGGGTTAAAGCGCATGAGCCAAACCTACTGTCAGAGAACAGGTGTGTTTGGAAAAGGTGGCCTTTTAGGGGTAGAGGGTTTGTGATGGAGGGTGAAGGGCTCTATAATGGAGAGAGAGGGACATAGACTTTCAAAGTTGAAAAGGGCCTAGGTCACTCCAACTGACCCTTTCCAGTTACATTtcctttaatatattaaatactattgatattttcttaaaCTCCCCCAGAATAAGTTTTCCTGAGagtattattttaatgaaatacatttcAATGAATAGTCATCATCTGACCACTTGCCACCTATATACTGAGTGGACTTACGTGAAGAGACAAAGGGTTTGAATTTAGGTCTGTCTTTATACATTTTAGCATAGTAACCCCATTCCTGGCAATGTTTTTCAaggaagtaattttaaaaagtgtttttaaatgtgcacaaagatatatatgtatgtatgtgtacataccATTGATATAAAAGCTTTTATTGCATTTCTACTTTATAGCAGATGCTATTTTAAGAGGCTTTTGtgatttaattctcacagtgCCTCTATGAGATAAATAGTATTGCTATCCCTAATAATAATTAGTGGTTAAGCAGCTTGCCTGGAGACAGTAAATGAAGGAGGTGGGATCTGAAGTAAGGTTGTCTGACCCAAATCCCTCCTGGCTGTCTTCGCCTATGCTGTCGTTCTTGTTTATTAATGAGAGGATTCTTTTCCCCCAGTAAATATACTGTTTAATAACAGGACATCCACATGTGGTTGTACAGGTTGTCTCCTGCATATGGGTACCTCgtctgaggtggggtggggggtgacctTCTCTCCAAGCCCTGGGCCCACTGTGCTCTGCAAGGAAGAGCTTTTTGCTAATCTTTCCCAGAAGATTTGCCTTTTTCTAGTTTTGACAGAGGTGCCAGATGAGGTAGTGGAGACTATGGTCGATATGCTGAAATATTTTAGAGCCATTAGGAAATAAAGACATATACAATGTCAAAAAAAGTTTCCTAAATAGGACTAGTAAGATAAAAAAATTGTATAATTATACAATTTAATTTTCAcctatttgcaaatgggaagACATTGAAAAGAAAGTTTACGACATGAAAATAGTGACTGTATTTACAGAAGGATATTATGAATGAACTTTTCTCTTTCCAACTTTTTGTTTCTAAAGATGTTTTAAAacgatgtgtgtgtgtgtgtgtttaatataaACCCATGAAGGAGAGGTCATATAATGGAATGCCTTGAATTTCAGAGTTTGCTTTTATCATATAGACAGTGTAACAGACAATGACTAGGTGGTCCATCTTTTCAGGCATCTAGGGTCTGGTGACTGCATTGGGTGGTGGTTGAAGGAAAGGATTGCTGAGGCAGCTAATGCTTAGATCTAAGAATGAGGTGCCTGAAGTTTAGAATATAGAGCAAAGGCCatatatgagaacattccaaTATTGACTTGGTGGttgaagagataaagaaaaattttgttcATGATTGATTAGAAGAGAAATAGAGCtgtaaatagaaatagaaaagttgGAATCAAGAAGGGGGCCTCAGATGAAATTTAGTTCAGCCCTCTCATTTTCTTGATGAGGTACCTGAGGTCCAACTCTGAGGCCTTATTCACCAAGGAGTTACCTGGTTCCTGTATACCTATGTCCATGGTCAGGCTAATGGCCCATATGGCTTACTGACCTTTATTGCAATGAATATTTCTGTCAAGAGCAGTTTTCCTGATCTCCGTGTAACAGTCATCCTTTTTAAGGATATAGGATATTGTCTTGCTTATAAAGTAAGGGAAATTTTAGAGGAGTTGAGCTCTTTCAAGCTCTTACAAGTTACTTTTTCTAACAAATAGTATTTTACCTTCAAGTATAATTATTGggaaaaattacttaatttcttaaaatacagtATCACACATAAAAAAGATCTTTGAATCTTACAGTCAAAAACCTAAAACTGAAGCACTTTTTTATCTTGATTTACAACAAGGAGGTGGAACacagttttgttcatttttcagctTATGGAAATTGGGAATGTAATTTGTGAAATGATTATCACCCCCTTCCCCTACTCccaaattatacaaaataaatgtGGATCTTCATGGCCTTCATCATGAAGGTCACCTGTATTTTATCCTGCAGATATTCTTTCTCCTTGACACTATTTATTTGAAGTTTTCCCCATGGAAAACTTTTCCCCTTTAAGGGGTgaaaaatgacaaagataaatacagtaaaaaatttattcttaagaACGTAAATTCCCTGTGTTTGCCTATTAGGTGGCAGGAGATGATTTCAATTTTCATTAATACTTAGGAGAAAAAGTACTGTAAAGGAGTGGAGGAGAAAGGCATGTAGTAGCAGGGAGACAATTATTGTACAGAACATCTGAAAATTATTTCTGAGGAAAGAAGAATGTTAACAGTACTCCTTAACTTGATGGACTGTTAACCTGAAGATTTGGGATTGCAGAAATTCAGTAACCGTCTATAAAATAAAGACTTTGTAATTTGGCAGACTTTCCAAAAATAATCTGTAACTGCAAActtccaaattttcttttcagcacatttgtaattaacagtacaaaagacaaaaacaaacaaacaaaaaaccaccaaAGTGTTGGGTTGTGTGTTTCAGAGTTTTGtaatgttttattgtttatttcaagttgtaaaaaagagaaaaatgtactcAGGCTAAGATTCCAACTCTTCACTTTGGCCCTGCTAGTGAAATTGGTGACAGCTTTAATTATCACCTGTGGGTGCAGCATACCCAAAGTTTTTGTCAAGCATTTACCACTGTGAGTGAAGTTGACTTCACTTATTCTACCTCTTtattagatctttttttttccaacttgtcAGAAAACTGACTGAAAGAGAGCTTGTGGAAATGGAAAATCACGACACCCAGCTAATGTTTTTTTTGGTGCTTTATCTCCCAGATTCTCAGACTGGTAGAGATGATAGGGTCTAGGACAAGCCTCATATGTTGTGGAGTTTAAAATAACAGTTGTAAATATTCAATAAGTGTTAGCTATACTGGATTGAAGAGAACAACTAAGGATGACCGAGCAATCCCTGGAGCCATGGTCTGGTGCCATCGTTGGCAAGATTTAATTTGTCAAAGGTATTTTGTCAAGTACTAAGCATACATAAAGATGTATTCAATAATATGTTTGTATGTGATTCATAGTTGATAAAGGATTTTTTCATGCTTGTATCATTATATCTTCATGAAAACTATGGGAAGTATTCAGgaattattagccccattttacaggtgaggaatctgaggcttagagaagttatgtcatagtaagtggcagagccaggacttatAAGCAAAGTTTTCTTACTTCTTTCCATTATATCACAGTGGCCTTAACAATCTGAGAAAAAGTGTAAATATTTTTGTGTGCCCAAGCATGAGTACATTAACATATGGTAAATGTCATATGAGAATAACAAAAAATGAGGATATGGAAGTTTAGAGGCTAGAGTGAAAAACAAAACCTAGAGAAGATTCACGAGACTTGGTCTGGGTAGGAGAGGGACAAGTAGGGAGAAGGGTATGAGCAGTGGCTTGGTGGTAGGACTATACATGGTTTCTTTAGGAAACACTGAATAAATTAGTCTGGTTAGAAGTAGTGTAGAGCCAATTTATGGAGTATTTTGAGTCAGGCTATGAAATTGTCATGTTAGCTCATTTAGCAATGATTCACTGAAGATTCAAGAAGCATGTATTGAGGGTTTTTGATTCATAGGCTCTGTTCTAGCTGTCATCTCCTCTAATGAGAAATATGGTTagataaacagaaaatttcaataaCTGATAAAATTCATTAGGAGTTTTGCCTTCCCCtgccctcttctctttttttcttcttctcagtcCTGCTACTCCCACTTTGAACTCTCTGGATTCAGTTGTTTCAGCTCTGTTTATCATTGCTATTGAGAGAGAAAAGtgcttggttctttttttttttttagcattatgtatatatattttttgcagattttattgagatatattcacattatatattccatccaaaattTACTGTCAGTATCACACAGTaacatcacctagttgtgcaatcacaCTCAATTTtcgaccattttcattgctccaaaaataaaattatcagatacacacaaaaaaagaaaacccaaaacacccatatcccttatatccccctattattgacccctaatattggtgtggtacacctggtactgttgatgaaagaatgttaaagtattactgtaaactatagtctgtagcttgcatAGGTACTTTTTCCCTACtgaccactctgttgttaactctttgtatgcATCATATATTTTATGAGCCTAattgatagaaaaaatattcccaAGTGGTGTCATGAATGAAGGTAAGAGAGGGGAAACCTAAAACCCCAAATCTTGGTTCTATTAGTCTAGACCTTGGAACCCAAAAGACTGGTACGATTGAGCCAAATTATGTAACATACTCAGTTGAACTTGGATTCCAGTTCCAAGAATGTTATAATTATTATTCCTTATTTATAGACGGATATAGGTTTGACCTCTGAATACTTTattaaactgaatgaaaacacttttttgtaaaagcaaataaataccttttcttttcctttgttgccATTAGGTCTTAGATATTAAAAATCCTGTAAAAGCT of the Choloepus didactylus isolate mChoDid1 chromosome 9, mChoDid1.pri, whole genome shotgun sequence genome contains:
- the LOC119544070 gene encoding proteasome maturation protein-like — its product is MNARGLGFQLKDTIPVTELSASGPFGSQDLLQRGFPCVKNELLPSHPLELSEKNFQLNQDKMNISTLRNIHGLFAPLKLQMEFKAVQQAQWLPFLPSSDFSLGILMDNDETIGSITK